AGGAGACCTCATTCTCGTCATATTCATAACAACCCTTATCGTCATCTCAGTGTTCATGGGAGCCTGGGCCTCAACAAACAGGTTTAGCACAGTCGGCGGTATGAGAGCATGCCTTCAAATGCTTGGATACGAAATCCCATTGACAATTGCTTTGGTCGGACCGGCCATAGTCGCCAAAACTCTAAGCATAAGCAAAATCGTTCAATGGCAAACTACGGGATTATGGTTCATCCTGACTCAACCACTGGGTTTCATCATTGTGACCATATGTTTTTTGGCTGAGCTCCAAAAAATTCCATTTGACATTCCAAGAGCCGAAACCGAGGTGGTGGCTGGCTGGCTTACCGAGTTTGGCGGTAAGAAACTGGCGTTATTAAGGCTTGCAGAAGACCTTGAACTTGTCTTAGCAGGTTCCATAATGGCATCATTATATCTCGGAGGACCGTCTGGATTCGGGTTTATGTCACCATTTGTATGGTTCATCATAAAACTGACGATCTGCATTTTGATACTCTCTAATCTGAGAGCTTTATTTGCCAGATTCAGAATTGACCAGTTGATGAGGGGGGTGTGGAAATATCTAACCCCGCTTGCTCTCCTTCAAATAATCTTGGTTGAGTTAATTCCGTGGTGATTTTATGAGCATGGAGAAGGAACTCATTAGACATCTACTGAAAAAGCCGATAACCCTGCGTTACCCATTTGAAAAGCTTCCTCCAGTTAAGGGATTACGCGGAAAACATGTTTGGGACTCTGAGAGATGCGTCGGATGCGGGTTATGCGCCACAGATTGTCCAGCTTTCGCCATTGAAATGATAGGTAAAGGCCTCACAGCAGAACTCAAAATCTACCTTGGCAGATGCTTATTTTGTGGGCAATGCGAGGAAGGTTGTCCAAGAGACGCTATAAGACTCACTCAACTATATGAGTTGGCTGAATCCGACCGAAAAAACCTCATTTTGGAGTTCAAAAGAGAATCCATATGAAAACTTCACAAAAGTTAAATAACTAGAACGCAGAAATTGAAAGTTGGAGGACCTTTGTAAGTGCAACAGGGCGTAAAGCGACTGGTCCTAGACGTCTTAAAGCCCCATGAACCCGACTTACCTGAACTTGCTACACGTTTAAGCTCCATAGACGGCGTAGACGGAGTCAACATATCCCTTGTCGAGATTGACCAAAGCACAGAAAGCGTAAGAGTCACAATAGAAGGCAACAGTATCAACCTTAACCATCTTAAAGACACCATGAAAGATTGCGGAGCCGTGATTCACAGCATCGACGAAGTTTCAGTCGGAAAAAAGCTTATCCAAAAAACATCAACTTAAGATCAATAGGCACTTTCGTTTACGATACGCAAAATCTATATTTGTCTCAACTTTACAGGCCTAGAT
This sequence is a window from Candidatus Bathyarchaeota archaeon. Protein-coding genes within it:
- a CDS encoding NADH-quinone oxidoreductase subunit H, coding for MVQEAIISLLQIVIFPGFLFLILAAFFYEWVDRKIVARLQNRYGPLHTGPKGLLQPFADFLKLLSKEDIIPYATDKLFFSAVPVFMLSLPLTALFCIPIINSTALVAFEGDLILVIFITTLIVISVFMGAWASTNRFSTVGGMRACLQMLGYEIPLTIALVGPAIVAKTLSISKIVQWQTTGLWFILTQPLGFIIVTICFLAELQKIPFDIPRAETEVVAGWLTEFGGKKLALLRLAEDLELVLAGSIMASLYLGGPSGFGFMSPFVWFIIKLTICILILSNLRALFARFRIDQLMRGVWKYLTPLALLQIILVELIPW
- a CDS encoding 4Fe-4S dicluster domain-containing protein; the protein is MSMEKELIRHLLKKPITLRYPFEKLPPVKGLRGKHVWDSERCVGCGLCATDCPAFAIEMIGKGLTAELKIYLGRCLFCGQCEEGCPRDAIRLTQLYELAESDRKNLILEFKRESI